The window ATAAAATCTCCCAGCATAAACAGTTGCTTGTGCTAGGACTTATTTTTTTGTTAGGACACCTTCCATCAGTTGAATCATGTAAGATGTTCACATTTTTCTCAGGGAATCGCAGCTATAGGAAAAAAATTCGAGCATGCATTCAACAATTCTGTATCAATGGAGTCCAAACCAATTAGTGGTCAAATTTAAAATATGGAAAGCATGGATGTCATACATTATCCAAAGTAGGGGAGAGAATACAATGTTTAAAAGTTATAACAGCAAAGTATCAAACTTAAAACTCATAAACATAAGAATCGTTCAGACGAACGAGGAGGAGACAGGCAAGTCTCTCCAACATAGTCTTGGTCCTGGTTCTTGTCTTATTGAATTCTCTCAAAGAGTACACTAGGGTGGTTGGAATGTGTGTTGGCTGCTCTCTCCAAGGCAGTCTTTATGGCTCCAATAACGCCCTCAAGCCTGCCATATGCTACAAATTTTACAGTGATGAGGCAGAGGAGGTTCTCGATTCCAAAGTCCAAATAGTTAGCTTCAAGTATGTGCAAACAACTAAGATCGAGTTTTTCTAGCTTGGGCATGGATCCTGCTGCAAACATCAGATCTAGCTTATGAGAATTTGTAACATACATAAAAATCCTCAAGAATTTGAACCCATCTACACCACTGATTCTGAGCTTTTCATTTGAATTCGTTACGTCAATCAGATGCAGAATGAGCAGAGTGGGTAAGGCACCAAGGATGCAGATATCATCCTGCTTGACTACATCCACTTCAAGACGTAGCAGTTGGAGGTTTCTGAGGGAACTCACCCATTTCGGAACCTCAGGGACGACTGAAAACCATGTCATAAGTTTCTCGAGCATAGGCAGATACAAAGGTTCGTGTAAGAGGCTACTCCCTTTATAAATAGTTAGGGAGCGGAGATTCTGGGTGCCTAGCTTACACAGTGAAGAGGCGATAGCCTTGTTGCAGTCCTCCCAAACCACAATAAGGTCAAGCTGCAGTCTCCTCAAATTCTTTAGCTGGCCAAGTCCGCACAGGAAGTCAAATGGTTGAATGGAGGCCCTCACATCTTCTAGCGTCTCTAGTGCTTGCATCTTTGCGACCCCATCAGGAAATTTAACATAATCATCAACGAGTAGATGTGATAATTTTTCAAGCTTAACAATAGATGCAGGTAATTCCCTCACATGATTGAATCTTAGGTTAAGTATTTCTAAGCACCCTAAACTCCCGATTTGTTCTGGGAGCTCACTTATTTTTGTACCTTGGAGGTTCAGGTACCTAAGCTGCATCAACCTCACTATATTTTCAAGATGATGGTCTTCCAGTGGCATGTAGCTATCAAAGTGGAAAACACGCAGATGTCTGAACTCCCCCAAAGAAGGGATTTCCACAAAACCTTCAAACACATTAAGTGACCGGACATGGGACAACACCAGACCTGCTTTCGATATTGTTGAATTTTGTTCCTCGATTCCTTGTAGAGAGAATCGCCGGACGACTTTGCTTTGTGTCCTCACTGCCATAGTGGTAACACTTAATATAGTAACAAAGTTTTCTTCTATAGACTTGGATACGATGAAATCAAGAATTATGTCGTGAACACGACAACTCTTCACCTCGCCATATTCATTTGTCTCCCCGGGTTGAATCAAACCCCTATTGAGGAGCTCATTAAAACACCGTTCTCCTATCTCTTGCGCCGTATatcttccttctttatgaatgaattCTTCACCTATCCACCTCATTATCAAACTTTGCATCTCAATAAAAGAATCTTCCGGAAATATACTGAAATATAAGAGACATGTCTTTAGATAAGGAGGCAGATCAAAGTAACTAAGAGACAGTATCTTCATCATTACTTCAACGCTAGGATTTCTTTCAAGTGCACACCCAATTGAATCTTTCACTTGCTTCCATACATCCTCTGTTCTCTCTCTATTAGCCAACAAACCAGATATAGCAATGATTGCCAGAGGTAATCCatcacattttttcaaaatttcatcagaaACTTTTTCGAGGTGTAAAGGGAGATCTTCTTTAGAGTTGAACAGCCTTCCATGAAATAGTTCTTTTGAATGCACCGGGTTAAGGGGCCTTATACTATAAATGTGCCCACTAAATGATGAATGACATGATTTGGCAACATCATGTATACGAGTAGTGGTGATTACGATACTGCCAGAACTTGTCATGGGGAATGTGCGCTTAATAACATCCCATGTATGCATGTCCCATATATCATCAACGACAACAAAATACCTGCATAGGGATTCACTTGTGATAAAGATGTGGTTTTAATAGAAAGAGTGCACAACAATATACACAAAAAAATTAAATAATTTTTTCACAATGACAACCTATAAAAATACTTATGTGTAAGCAAGCTGACATAAGTGTTTAAATCAGGTTTCAAAATCACGTCAAGGTGTCCGATTAAGCATGTCTGGGTGCTAGGAAACACCCAATCGTTTGGCGCGTAATCATGCTGGGCGTGCACTCTAGTGAAATAGGTACTAGGTAGAGTAAAAACTAGAAAGTTTTGCCAAGTACATGTTTGAACCTCGGTTGTAATCACCGTATGTGTACATCGACCGTGTTAATTAGTTTTCCAGATTATGGAGAACTGGGTGATAAGAAATAGTTATACAAGAGGCATGACCAGGGAGAAGATGAAGAATatttgagaaaaaaaatcaagagtGATCATTAATGTTGACAAGCATGCAACATTTCGAAAAAGGATGGATCAAAACATTATAATGAATAATCATGGGTCCTTAACATGTATAGAACGGATGTCGATTAGGATCTGGTGGTCATCTAACTGGCGATGTAAAATGAAGAAGAGGTAGTACATTGTACTTATAGATAGGGAAGAGTTCATTTCCCCTCTACACATCAACATCCCCCCTGGTTTGGATGGATGGTGATGCAGACAATCGTGCAAAGTCGACAACAACAATTGAGACCTTAAGATCTCATGGCAGCTAGACTCTACACATCAACACCGCAGCACCAGGTGGGGGATATGAGAGCGATGGGCAAAATAGAGCACATCCATATGGATGTACAGATGAGATGGTGTGGAAGATGGAATAGAGAATAGAAGGTGGAGGGAGAAGATGGTGACATATGTATAAGCATGTGTGTGAAAGGGTGTATGAAACTGTTACCAAAAGCACTGCCCAAAACAGATCATGTGGTACAGCACACCCAAAAACTAATTTAGGGGAATCATGGTACAACACTCCCAAAATTTCATTTAGGGCATCATGTTAAATTGGGAGCCAGAAAAATTAGGAAGAAAAGTGAGCCAAGTCTCAAGTCGATTGTATTGGGAGGAAAATGAACTTTTCCACATATCAAAATACAAAGGAAGTGTTTGCAATAGAGGCTAATCGATCTACTCCTTTATGTCAGATATTCAATGGAGTAGCTCGGGTCAAAGAAGTGGAGGGAGTAGCAAAATGTCTTAAAGATGCTACAATatcaaaagaaaagagaaaaaaagataaATCGTGAACCTATGAGAAACTTCTCAGGATAGGTCTTTTTGATACTCGCTCCATTTCATTTCAATTGACCAACCTGCACTACTAACATTTAAGCATTACACTTTGCAACAATAGATGAGAAAATGTGAACACAAAATAACATGAAATTGTTCGTTTTTCACAAATTTATGGAAAAACATTCATGTGAAATGTCCAAATAACTTCCTTAATTATATATGCATTCAAGGAGAACAAATAGACATGGAATGGAAACTGTACCTTTTGTTTGCTAGGAAATTTGTGATTTTGATGATGAGTTGTTGTATATTCCCtgcttcagtggtagcataatcttGACCACTGACTTCGCTAAGAATAATTCTCAGGATATTAATCATGTCTGGATTTCGTGACACAGACAGGAAGGCTTGGCATTCGAATTTTTCTTTGAGGTCTTGATAGACTTGGTTTGCAAGAGTTGTCTTACCCATTCCACCAGCTCCTACGATGGAGACCAGTTTAGGTTGCTCATTTGTTGATTCACCTTCGGTCAGCAGTTTGATTATCTCAGCCTTTGGTTCATCAATTCCCACAAGTTTTGAGGCGTTCTCAAGCATAGAAAGAGCTCGAAGGTCAACAGTTGCATTCCTGGTGTTGGAGATAGCCACACCAGTCATATACCTAGAATTTCTTTCACCCACCTCAGTGATCTGTTTCTTAAGATTTTGGATCTCCTTGCCAATCCGATGACGAGCCTTCATCTTTCCCAACTTTCCCAGTGAGCTCTTGATCTTCCCAATGAAGCCATCTGGCTTTTCATCTTTGTCATAGATACTTTGCATGAAGTCATCAATGGCATCCTCCATGTCATAAGACAACTCCCGCACCTCATTCATCCAGACTTTATCCTGTACATTGGGATTTTCCACCTCGGACATCTTGAGGAGAAAAGCCTCCATGGCGGCAAGCTCGTGAGTGAGGGACTTGATCTCCTTATGCACACCCTTGAAACGTTTGTACTCGTCGCCGAGCAAGGCTGCCAGCTTCCCCAAGACAGGTTTGAGGACCCCCGTCGCCGCACTCACTAGAGCCGCCTCCATAGGTTGTGGGACGTGTCAGCTCCGTGAATTTTTGTGCAGATGGAGCATGGATCATTGACGGCACTGACAATTAAAAATAGTAGTATTGCAAGGATTATTCCAACTAAGCCTAAATTAAGCGCCCTTCATCGAAAAAAACAAAGCCTAAATTcagcaagcaacagctccatggaCAACTGGAGAAAGCATGATGGATGGGTTCGTAGTTACCAGAGTCTTGCCATCGACCAGACTCCGGCGACCGCGCGAGGCACCGAGCAAGAATAAAGGAGTGGATTGaagtatctgtgtgtgtgtgtgtgtgtgtgtgtttttacaCAGCAGAGCGTGTACCTAACACTGCACTTGACTTGACTTGAATTGTCGTCCTGACGACACGTGAGTTGTGGCTGGAAATCCTTTGGAGTTTGGAGTGCCAATCATGTGGACGTTATTTTTTGAGAGGGAGAAATCATGTGGAGGTTGTTTAGCCTCTATCTTCGTTGTGCAGAAAATGAGTGGAAGGCATGGGCCAAGAAAGAATGGAGAAAATTCTCAAGATTGTAGCTGTCACCGGCCGGCCGTCACCGGCCGTCTCTGTCATCTGCCATGGAATCACCTCCAGCCGCCCCCTTCTGCCGCGAGCCACCAGTTCCCGCTGCCGTCAGCCAGTTCGCGCCGCGTCCGCCGGTTCCTGCCGCCAGCCGCCTCTTGATCGGGAGGTGTCCACGCGTTGGGCACCTTCTGCTCCTCTTGTTCACTGATACatctctaacatatctataattttttattatttcatgctattatagtatcaatttgAGATGTTTTATGTgcaattatatattattttttgggagtgCCGGTCGAGCGCTCCCTAACGGTGAACATTGGGTCATTTTTTCTCTCCGCGTCGTGGATCTGAACCCTGAAAGAGAATGGATTCACGTAGGTCAGCCAAACCATTCCTGTACAGAACGAGCTAGGGATCGACCCCATGCTAGCGCAGGCCAATGCATGGCGGCGGCGGCCACGGCACGGCCGCACAAGAGGAGATTGAAGCACCCGCATTGGGGAAGGGAAGTACCTAGAGGGAGTAGCCCTGGCAACTCGCCCGACGAGGAGAGGAACGTCGGCGACACGTCAGCAGCTCAGAGTTGGCTCGCTCTGTTCGCTGTATGGATCGAGCGCTCTGGCGGTGAACAGTGGAATTTTATTCCCTTCTCCACACCATCAATCTGAACCCGAGAATGCATTGACGGAAGTGCCAAACCATTGCTGCACCGAACGAGCTATGGATCGACCCCGTGCAGGAGTAGATCAATGCGTGCCGGCAGCGGCATAGGAGGAGATTGAAGCACGTCGGGGAGGGGACGGGGTTGTACCTAGTGGGATCGATCTCGGCCGTGCAGGATGGCCCGCGACGGAGTCGCCCGGCGAGGAGAGGAAAGCCGGGAAGCTCGGACGGTGACAACACGTGCACCGGGAGGTGAGGGCGAGCAGTGGAGTGGCGAGTGGGAAGGGGATGGATGTGGTTCTGGTTGTCGCCTCGGTCAACAAAGAAACAGAGGTCGTCGCCGGGTCGTCGTCGTCCTATGTTTGTCTCTCTGTTCTGTGGGCCCAACTCCACGTGACCTAGTAGGAGATTTGTGTCCTGTGTGCTCTCTCGCGGAACACACAAAATTCACATTATTTAAAAAAATGGCATTCTTTTGAATTTACTGCCTACCCAGGAGCATGTGAGAGCAACTACAACTGGATGATTCAAACGGACGTCAACTTTATCCGCTTTTCGTCCGTTTTGGCCAGGGGACAGAAGGCGACGCTGTTGGACTGCAGGGCGGCGTGTGGGGACTTTGATTTGGCCATGAGCTCCCACGAGTtgccatgcatgtgtgtgtgctcccgTGTTTCTTTTGTTGATGTGCATGCGTGCAGGCCGGTGAACAAAGCAGCAAGTAGCAGTCAAACGCATCAAGCAACAAAGCAAGCTGCAGCCGGAATCCCAGAGCACGCACGTGGCCGCGGCCCGGCGCCAGCACCAACCAAGGCGCAGACAGGGCCGGCCCTGTGTTTCGGGAGGCCCTTAGGCAAACTCGATGGCATGAGCCCTTATGTCCTAAGATCATATATATGTATGGGTGTGGGTGATACATAAACTTCATTAAACTTTCAACCATGCATCTTTAGTTTAAGATTTGACTATAATAATTGTTGGACAATGCCATATTACGACAGTTTAGTTCTAGTTCATGCACTCTGTTAAAGCAAGCGCCTCTACTCATTACAAATGGACATTAAATGAGCATGATAGAAACAGAGTAGAGTGAGTGTGCCTGTACTCTGTCGCTTTACCAGGTGTTGGTTTCTGTAACTGGAAAACAAATGAGCAGAGCCGGCGTGTGTCGTTGATTCAGTGAGAACAAGAGTGGGAATTCGTAGCCTGGAAAACTACCCTGTGTCTTTGTGTGTGCTGGTctgctcctcctctcttttttgttTTGTACATTTGCTCGAGCAGCTTGCGTGCGTGTTTGCATCCACCGGGAACAAGGAGAGAGAGTGAGGCTCTTGCCAATAATAGAACCGAACACCCACACAGTGCAAACACACACGGTTCACACCAGAAGGCCCAAACAGAGAGAGTTGAAACAAGGGATATATAACAAGAAATGTACTGAACTTTGAACTTTGAAAGACTGTAAGCATATATAACAAGTGCTCCTTTAGGTGTTTAGTTCAGGAAACTATAACGAAGGAGGCACTGAGCTTCCAAATATCAGCTGCCTAGCTTGCCAAAGTGCATGCTTGCTGTCGACGCCTAATAAATATTGGTATCTCTAAGTGAACGCTGAAGCGTGCTTGCAGCAGTTATCTAGGGACACCGCCAGAACAAGAGACAACACACACATTTTCTGAATGACAACTTGGACGCTGTACTTGGATGCAGTATAGTGCTTGTAGCTATACTGAACCAGGTGGTGAAACTTTTGTACCAACGCCTTGCATTGCCACCGCACTACTTCATCACGTGCACAGATACTCTACTGTACCCAACAGCATCGATCAGCCACAGCACTCTAGTGTCCAATCTGCTAGTGATAATCTCGTCACCACTGCAAGTGATTGACATATGATCTGTAAAATCAAGATTTATTTGACAGCAATATATACATACCAGGCATATGTTAAGCTGTAAACAACTGTAAGCAGGGTTATATAACAGCCTCCGGATTGTTGAGAGAACTAATCAGAAGAGCTACAAATAATATTAAACCATCAACAAGGAAGATTGATTGTTGCAGAAAATGAAACTAGTCAAACAGTTAATGTCCGTATTAGGAGGATTCCACATGTTGTCAACTAATTGCTGGTCAAATGAAAAATATAGAAAGCATGGATGTCATACGTAATACAGTATCCAACAGAGAGAATACAGTGTATCATAACCGACATAGAAATCAAGCTAAACTCTCTTAAACTTTGAGAATCGGTGGGCAGGACGACGAGCAGCGTCAACTCTCCGTTCCTGGTTTCTTAGCTTGTTTAATCAAAGCTGGGGAGAAAGTAATTATATATGCCAATTCTTCTCAAAGTGTAGGCTAGGGTGGTTGGGATGTGTGCAGACTGCTCTCTCCATGGCACTCTTCACGGCATCAACCCTGAAATCGCTGCACCCTACTACACATTTGACAGTAACGAGGCAAGGGAGGTTCTCGATTCCAAAGTCCGGACTATCACCTTTAACTCTGCCCACAGAATTAAGCATGAGGTTTTCTAGCTTGGGCATGGATCCTCCCGCAAACATCAGATCTATCGGGTGAGAATGTGCATCATAAATAAAAATCGTCAAGAACTGGAACCCAACTTCACCACTGATTCTGAGCTTTTTGTTTGGCAAACTTTGTCCCAGCAGATGCATAATCAACAGATTGGGCTCTTGGAAGTCCTCCAAATGCATAAAGAGCAGACTGGGTAAGCCCCCAAGAATGCAGAGATCATCCTGCTTGACTGTCACCAATTGAATGTGTAGCTGTTGGAGGTTTATTAGGGAGCTCATCCATCTCTGAACTCGCGGGATGACTGAAGACTTGGTAATAAGTTTCTCG is drawn from Triticum dicoccoides isolate Atlit2015 ecotype Zavitan chromosome 6B, WEW_v2.0, whole genome shotgun sequence and contains these coding sequences:
- the LOC119325633 gene encoding disease resistance protein RGA5-like isoform X3 — translated: MEAALVSAATGVLKPVLGKLAALLGDEYKRFKGVHKEIKSLTHELAAMEAFLLKMSEVENPNVQDKVWMNEVRELSYDMEDAIDDFMQSIYDKDEKPDGFIGKIKSSLGKLGKMKARHRIGKEIQNLKKQITEVGERNSRYMTGVAISNTRNATVDLRALSMLENASKLVGIDEPKAEIIKLLTEGESTNEQPKLVSIVGAGGMGKTTLANQVYQDLKEKFECQAFLSVSRNPDMINILRIILSEVSGQDYATTEAGNIQQLIIKITNFLANKRYFVVVDDIWDMHTWDVIKRTFPMTSSGSIVITTTRIHDVAKSCHSSFSGHIYSIRPLNPVHSKELFHGRLFNSKEDLPLHLEKVSDEILKKCDGLPLAIIAISGLLANRERTEDVWKQVKDSIGCALERNPSVEYISGRFFY
- the LOC119325633 gene encoding disease resistance protein RGA5-like isoform X1 — its product is MEAALVSAATGVLKPVLGKLAALLGDEYKRFKGVHKEIKSLTHELAAMEAFLLKMSEVENPNVQDKVWMNEVRELSYDMEDAIDDFMQSIYDKDEKPDGFIGKIKSSLGKLGKMKARHRIGKEIQNLKKQITEVGERNSRYMTGVAISNTRNATVDLRALSMLENASKLVGIDEPKAEIIKLLTEGESTNEQPKLVSIVGAGGMGKTTLANQVYQDLKEKFECQAFLSVSRNPDMINILRIILSEVSGQDYATTEAGNIQQLIIKITNFLANKRYFVVVDDIWDMHTWDVIKRTFPMTSSGSIVITTTRIHDVAKSCHSSFSGHIYSIRPLNPVHSKELFHGRLFNSKEDLPLHLEKVSDEILKKCDGLPLAIIAISGLLANRERTEDVWKQVKDSIGCALERNPSVEVMMKILSLSYFDLPPYLKTCLLYFSIFPEDSFIEMQSLIMRWIGEEFIHKEGRYTAQEIGERCFNELLNRGLIQPGETNEYGEVKSCRVHDIILDFIVSKSIEENFVTILSVTTMAVRTQSKVVRRFSLQGIEEQNSTISKAGLVLSHVRSLNVFEGFVEIPSLGEFRHLRVFHFDSYMPLEDHHLENIVRLMQLRYLNLQGTKISELPEQIGSLGCLEILNLRFNHVRELPASIVKLEKLSHLLVDDYVKFPDGVAKMQALETLEDVRASIQPFDFLCGLGQLKNLRRLQLDLIVVWEDCNKAIASSLCKLGTQNLRSLTIYKGSSLLHEPLYLPMLEKLMTWFSVVPEVPKWVSSLRNLQLLRLEVDVVKQDDICILGALPTLLILHLIDVTNSNEKLRISGVDGFKFLRIFMYVTNSHKLDLMFAAGSMPKLEKLDLSCLHILEANYLDFGIENLLCLITVKFVAYGRLEGVIGAIKTALERAANTHSNHPSVLFERIQ
- the LOC119325633 gene encoding disease resistance protein Pik-2-like isoform X2, which translates into the protein MEAALVSAATGVLKPVLGKLAALLGDEYKRFKGVHKEIKSLTHELAAMEAFLLKMSEVENPNVQDKVWMNEVRELSYDMEDAIDDFMQSIYDKDEKPDGFIGKIKSSLGKLGKMKARHRIGKEIQNLKKQITEVGERNSRYMTGVAISNTRNATVDLRALSMLENASKLVGIDEPKAEIIKLLTEGESTNEQPKLVSIVGAGGMGKTTLANQVYQDLKEKFECQAFLSVSRNPDMINILRIILSEVSGQDYATTEAGNIQQLIIKITNFLANKSIFPEDSFIEMQSLIMRWIGEEFIHKEGRYTAQEIGERCFNELLNRGLIQPGETNEYGEVKSCRVHDIILDFIVSKSIEENFVTILSVTTMAVRTQSKVVRRFSLQGIEEQNSTISKAGLVLSHVRSLNVFEGFVEIPSLGEFRHLRVFHFDSYMPLEDHHLENIVRLMQLRYLNLQGTKISELPEQIGSLGCLEILNLRFNHVRELPASIVKLEKLSHLLVDDYVKFPDGVAKMQALETLEDVRASIQPFDFLCGLGQLKNLRRLQLDLIVVWEDCNKAIASSLCKLGTQNLRSLTIYKGSSLLHEPLYLPMLEKLMTWFSVVPEVPKWVSSLRNLQLLRLEVDVVKQDDICILGALPTLLILHLIDVTNSNEKLRISGVDGFKFLRIFMYVTNSHKLDLMFAAGSMPKLEKLDLSCLHILEANYLDFGIENLLCLITVKFVAYGRLEGVIGAIKTALERAANTHSNHPSVLFERIQ